A genomic window from Terrisporobacter glycolicus ATCC 14880 = DSM 1288 includes:
- a CDS encoding NAD(+)/NADH kinase, producing MKGVITISYNDLPKSIETKEILVDELTKAGFKVSEKIEKETELLISIGGDGSFLKTIHKFDFIEVPVIAINTGHLGFFAELSPGKINEFINRYINKEYSIQQVYTIEASIVTKKKCININAINEIVIKNIQSRTVHLDLQVDGIKIEHFSGDGMLISTPMGSTAYNYSAGGSIVDPKLDLIQLTPIAPMNTNAYRSFTSSIILPTTSVISISPEYDFENSILIVIDGKQYKFSQIEEVKIYKSNYKLKLLRLNGYEFWNRVAEKFL from the coding sequence ATGAAAGGCGTAATTACAATTTCTTATAATGATTTACCAAAATCAATAGAAACTAAAGAAATTTTAGTAGACGAATTAACTAAAGCAGGTTTTAAAGTAAGTGAAAAAATAGAAAAAGAAACAGAGCTGTTAATATCAATAGGAGGAGATGGATCTTTTTTAAAGACAATACATAAATTTGATTTTATTGAAGTTCCAGTAATAGCTATAAATACCGGACATTTAGGTTTTTTTGCAGAGCTTTCACCAGGCAAAATCAATGAATTTATAAATAGATACATAAATAAAGAATATTCCATACAGCAAGTGTATACCATAGAAGCAAGTATAGTTACTAAGAAAAAATGTATAAATATAAATGCTATAAATGAAATTGTAATAAAAAATATTCAATCAAGAACAGTACACCTAGACTTACAAGTGGATGGAATAAAGATAGAGCATTTTAGTGGAGATGGTATGCTTATATCAACACCAATGGGCTCAACTGCATACAATTATTCAGCAGGGGGAAGTATAGTTGATCCTAAACTTGATTTAATTCAACTAACACCTATTGCACCAATGAACACAAATGCATATAGATCATTCACATCAAGTATTATACTGCCAACAACGTCAGTTATATCCATAAGCCCAGAATATGATTTTGAAAATTCTATTCTTATTGTAATAGATGGTAAGCAGTATAAGTTTAGTCAAATTGAGGAAGTTAAAATATACAAATCTAATTACAAATTAAAACTATTAAGACTAAATGGATATGAATTTTGGAACAGGGTAGCGGAGAAATTTTTATAA
- a CDS encoding DUF2089 family protein has product MDNIPKWLENLDDEDINFIKKFILASGSLKEIAGIYNVTYPTVRLRLDKLIQKIELNDKTPSEPYISLIKQLALKDKLDFETAKLLINEYKKIKDVEK; this is encoded by the coding sequence ATGGATAATATTCCAAAGTGGCTAGAAAATTTAGACGATGAAGATATAAATTTTATTAAAAAATTTATCTTAGCTTCAGGATCTCTTAAGGAAATCGCAGGAATTTATAATGTCACTTATCCTACAGTTAGACTTAGACTTGATAAGCTTATACAAAAAATTGAATTAAATGATAAAACTCCTAGTGAACCATATATTTCTCTTATCAAGCAATTAGCTCTAAAGGATAAATTAGATTTTGAAACTGCAAAGCTTTTAATAAATGAATATAAAAAAATAAAGGATGTGGAAAAATAA
- the rpsD gene encoding 30S ribosomal protein S4 encodes MAKMMGPRFKQCRRLGLNVCGHPKAMDRAVKGTSRADKKLSAYGHQLLEKQRLRAYYGVLEKQFRNYYKKAEKSKESTGTVLIQMLECRLDNIVYRLGLANSIRQARQMVVHGHILVNGKKVDIPSCAVSVGDTVSLKEKSRSNEMFKTNFQERSLVVYPYLAKDEENFAGTLIKMPERNEVPIEINEILIVEFYSK; translated from the coding sequence ATGGCAAAAATGATGGGACCAAGATTTAAACAATGTAGAAGATTAGGACTAAATGTATGTGGACATCCTAAGGCGATGGATAGAGCGGTGAAAGGAACTTCTAGAGCGGATAAAAAGCTTTCGGCTTATGGACATCAATTATTAGAAAAGCAAAGACTCAGAGCTTATTATGGAGTACTAGAAAAGCAATTTAGAAATTACTACAAGAAAGCAGAAAAATCTAAGGAATCTACAGGTACAGTATTAATTCAAATGTTAGAGTGTAGATTAGACAATATAGTTTACAGACTAGGTCTTGCAAATTCTATAAGACAAGCTCGTCAAATGGTTGTGCATGGACATATATTAGTTAATGGGAAAAAAGTGGACATACCTTCATGTGCAGTGAGTGTAGGGGATACTGTTTCTCTAAAAGAAAAATCTAGAAGCAACGAAATGTTTAAAACTAACTTCCAAGAAAGATCACTAGTAGTATATCCTTATTTAGCAAAAGATGAAGAAAATTTTGCGGGTACACTTATCAAAATGCCTGAAAGAAATGAGGTACCAATAGAAATAAATGAAATACTAATAGTAGAGTTTTATTCGAAATAA
- a CDS encoding DUF1540 domain-containing protein, which yields MQNTNLKCNATNCAFNQRMECSAGAINIRGTEAVTTDGTTCSSYVDRNSNSFTNSVNSVRTNTHNISCEACKCKYNKNKNCTAKSVNIGANKASCDTFTCK from the coding sequence ATGCAAAATACAAACTTAAAATGTAATGCTACAAATTGTGCATTTAATCAAAGAATGGAGTGTAGCGCAGGAGCTATAAATATTAGAGGAACAGAAGCAGTTACAACTGATGGAACTACTTGCTCTTCATATGTAGATAGAAATTCAAATTCTTTTACAAATAGTGTGAACTCTGTAAGAACTAATACTCACAATATAAGTTGTGAAGCTTGCAAATGTAAATATAACAAAAATAAAAATTGTACTGCTAAGAGTGTAAATATAGGTGCGAATAAAGCATCTTGTGATACATTTACTTGTAAGTAA